The following are encoded together in the Paludisphaera mucosa genome:
- a CDS encoding two-component system sensor histidine kinase NtrB, with protein MADAEPRDRSPDPARAFRELAEAVDLLVAVARTGSGEVVYLNPFAERSTGVAAAEVLGRGLAETLIPPEDRAAFQDACDRAIREASATERDGVVRRRDGSLRMMRWALRAIDDGLGGGAPALLIVGRDVTDLGRAEERLLQAERMAAIGQMCAGLAHESRNALQRSQACLEMLALQVEDRPAAVDLIGRLQQAQDDLHRLYEDVREFAAPIHLDLQPCRLDQVWRRAWTNLGRARAGRDALLVEAAEAEALDCAVDAFRLEQVFANLFDNALAAAPGSARVEVAVSVVEPEGRGEVRIVVRDDGPGLTPEQRARFFDAFFTTKTRGTGLGTAIVKRIVEAHGGRVEVGASASGGAEVILTIPRGPGPDA; from the coding sequence ATGGCGGATGCGGAACCGCGGGATCGATCTCCGGATCCGGCACGGGCCTTCCGGGAGCTGGCCGAGGCCGTCGACCTCCTGGTCGCCGTCGCACGGACGGGTTCCGGCGAGGTCGTGTATCTCAACCCGTTCGCGGAGCGGTCGACGGGCGTGGCGGCGGCCGAGGTCCTCGGCCGGGGCTTGGCCGAGACGCTGATCCCCCCGGAGGACCGGGCCGCCTTCCAGGATGCGTGCGATCGCGCGATCCGCGAAGCGTCGGCGACGGAACGGGACGGGGTCGTCCGCCGCCGCGACGGCTCGCTGCGGATGATGCGCTGGGCGTTGCGGGCGATCGACGACGGCCTCGGCGGCGGGGCCCCGGCCCTGTTGATCGTGGGCCGCGACGTCACCGACCTGGGACGGGCCGAGGAGCGGCTGCTCCAGGCCGAGCGAATGGCGGCGATCGGACAGATGTGCGCGGGGCTCGCCCACGAGAGCCGCAACGCCCTCCAGCGCAGCCAGGCGTGCCTGGAGATGCTGGCTCTCCAGGTCGAGGATCGGCCCGCGGCCGTCGACCTGATCGGCCGCCTCCAGCAGGCGCAGGACGATCTGCACCGCCTCTACGAGGACGTCCGCGAATTCGCCGCGCCGATCCACCTGGACTTGCAGCCCTGTCGGCTCGACCAGGTCTGGCGTCGCGCCTGGACGAACCTCGGCCGGGCCCGCGCCGGCCGCGACGCCCTCCTCGTCGAGGCCGCCGAGGCCGAGGCGCTCGACTGCGCGGTCGACGCCTTCCGGCTTGAGCAGGTGTTCGCCAACCTCTTCGACAACGCCCTGGCGGCCGCCCCCGGATCGGCGAGGGTGGAGGTGGCCGTCTCCGTCGTCGAGCCCGAGGGCCGGGGCGAGGTCCGGATCGTCGTGCGCGACGACGGGCCGGGCCTGACCCCCGAACAGCGCGCCCGGTTCTTCGACGCCTTCTTCACGACCAAGACGCGGGGGACCGGCCTGGGCACGGCCATCGTCAAGCGGATCGTCGAGGCCCACGGCGGCCGCGTGGAGGTCGGTGCGTCCGCTTCCGGCGGGGCCGAGGTAATTTTGACGATCCCCCGCGGCCCCGGGCCGGACGCCTGA
- a CDS encoding PEP-CTERM sorting domain-containing protein, protein MLKIFRRTLFSLAPAVLALFLADAPCRAGFVVTTTAVVANQGGTGYFEVLLTNDSAPDRTLSAYSIDIQVGPGVWMTSVDDATSVAAFVFGSEGTGTLSFDPLPANFVNVSDLSTSLDGFVTVAANQTVSLGRIGYSVASNAAPGLVPITFVMGPGTMLLSGSGVSYPSSVLSFAPGTFEVVGSGTAVPEPSSVLLSLSGVGLLAAAGWARRKAPTAAARS, encoded by the coding sequence ATGCTAAAGATCTTCCGACGTACGCTGTTCTCGCTCGCGCCCGCCGTGTTGGCCCTGTTCCTGGCCGACGCGCCGTGCCGCGCCGGATTCGTGGTGACGACTACGGCCGTCGTGGCGAATCAGGGCGGGACGGGCTATTTCGAGGTGCTGCTGACCAACGATTCGGCCCCCGACCGCACCCTCTCGGCCTATTCGATCGACATCCAGGTCGGGCCCGGCGTCTGGATGACGTCCGTGGACGACGCGACGTCCGTCGCCGCTTTCGTCTTCGGTTCGGAGGGGACGGGCACTCTCAGCTTCGACCCCCTCCCGGCGAACTTCGTGAACGTGTCCGATCTCAGCACGTCGCTGGACGGATTCGTGACCGTCGCGGCGAACCAGACCGTCTCGCTGGGGCGAATCGGCTACTCGGTCGCGTCCAACGCGGCGCCCGGGCTGGTCCCCATCACCTTCGTGATGGGACCCGGCACCATGCTCCTGTCGGGGTCGGGCGTCAGCTATCCGAGCAGCGTCCTGTCGTTCGCGCCGGGGACCTTCGAGGTGGTGGGGTCCGGTACGGCGGTCCCCGAACCGTCGAGCGTCCTGCTGTCGCTCAGCGGCGTCGGCCTGCTGGCCGCCGCCGGCTGGGCTCGGCGGAAGGCCCCGACGGCGGCCGCCCGGTCATAA